One Nostoc sp. UHCC 0302 DNA window includes the following coding sequences:
- a CDS encoding TMEM175 family protein, with protein MGKGRLEAFSDGVIAIIITIMVLELKVPHGSDLAALRPLIPVFLSYLLSFIFLGIYWNNHHHLLQAVRHVNGRILWANLHLLFWLSLIPFVTAWMGENHFAALPVAFYGMVLLFAALAYFILGRSLIYHHGKDSALATALGEDFKGRISVVFYVMSIPLAFVNSWFSCGLYVLVAIMWLIPDRRIEKTLTP; from the coding sequence ATGGGGAAAGGGAGGTTAGAAGCATTCAGCGATGGAGTAATCGCTATCATTATCACCATTATGGTACTGGAGTTGAAAGTGCCACATGGCTCTGATTTGGCTGCGTTACGTCCGCTGATACCAGTATTTTTGAGCTATCTGCTGAGTTTTATTTTTCTCGGCATTTACTGGAACAATCATCATCACTTATTGCAAGCAGTCCGTCATGTTAATGGTCGTATTCTTTGGGCTAACCTGCATTTACTGTTCTGGTTGTCATTAATCCCCTTCGTCACGGCCTGGATGGGCGAAAACCACTTCGCTGCTTTGCCAGTTGCATTTTATGGTATGGTACTGTTGTTTGCTGCACTTGCTTACTTCATTCTTGGCCGCAGCCTCATTTATCACCACGGCAAAGATTCTGCTCTGGCAACTGCACTAGGTGAAGACTTCAAAGGAAGAATATCGGTAGTTTTCTATGTTATGTCAATTCCACTTGCCTTTGTGAACTCGTGGTTTTCTTGTGGATTGTACGTTCTGGTCGCGATTATGTGGCTCATCCCTGACAGGCGTATTGAGAAGACTCTCACGCCGTGA
- a CDS encoding IS630 family transposase (programmed frameshift) has product MGARLRVFLTPEQDQTLLNLRKQDVPQKVKDRAEIIRLNAHGWYVEKIADHFDCHKKTVTKVLHQWQKLGTEGLWESPGRGGKPKWLEDDMIFLEECLRNEPRTYNSSQLALKLKTERNVEMSADRLRRVLKKGVDWKRTRKSHKGKQDPVARANKQADLDMLELAAATGEIDLKYLDESGFCMWSEPSYTYYFRGEQKRLEQTKRRGRRLSIIGLLQPLISFVYGLVIGGVDRKSYIEMMEKEAKQAQETGRISVIVQDNGPIHRCQEVQQLWKKWESQGLYIFFLPKYCSEMNPIELEWQHLKKDELSGQAFDDELDLAYAVINGVQARGKKNNHNTHRVKFSSRLST; this is encoded by the exons ATGGGTGCGCGTTTAAGGGTATTTCTGACTCCTGAGCAAGACCAAACTTTACTAAATCTGAGAAAACAGGATGTACCACAGAAAGTCAAAGACAGGGCGGAAATAATCAGGCTAAATGCACATGGTTGGTATGTAGAGAAGATAGCAGATCACTTTGATTGTCACAAAAAAACAGTCACAAAAGTTTTGCATCAATGGCAAAAACTGGGCACAGAAGGGCTTTGGGAATCTCCTGGGCGAGGGGGGAAACCAAAGTGGCTTGAGGATGACATGATATTTTTAGAAGAATGCCTCAGAAACGAGCCACGCACATACAATAGTTCTCAGTTAGCTTTGAAGTTGAAAACAGAACGCAACGTTGAGATGAGTGCCGACAGATTAAGACGGGTACTC AAAAAGGGGGTCGATTGGAAACGGACAAGGAAAAGCCATAAAGGAAAACAAGACCCAGTAGCACGAGCAAACAAGCAAGCAGACCTAGACATGTTGGAATTAGCTGCTGCCACTGGTGAAATAGACCTGAAATACCTAGACGAGTCAGGGTTCTGTATGTGGAGCGAACCTAGTTATACATATTACTTTAGAGGTGAGCAAAAACGGTTAGAACAGACTAAACGCCGTGGTCGCAGATTAAGTATTATCGGGCTTCTCCAACCTTTAATCAGTTTTGTTTACGGTTTAGTTATCGGTGGTGTTGACCGTAAATCTTATATAGAAATGATGGAGAAAGAAGCCAAACAAGCCCAAGAAACTGGACGTATCAGCGTGATTGTGCAAGATAACGGGCCAATACATCGCTGCCAAGAAGTTCAACAATTGTGGAAAAAATGGGAAAGTCAGGGTTTGTACATCTTTTTTCTCCCGAAATATTGCTCAGAAATGAATCCAATTGAATTGGAATGGCAACATCTCAAGAAAGATGAGTTATCCGGGCAAGCATTTGATGATGAGCTAGATCTCGCTTACGCCGTCATCAATGGTGTTCAAGCTAGAGGAAAAAAAAACAATCACAACACACATCGTGTAAAATTTAGCTCTAGATTATCAACTTAA
- a CDS encoding macro domain-containing protein encodes MAHTPTMRVPMPIAGTDIPYTAMWAMLLAVRHHNQYAKHKINTIACPGLGTGIGRVPYTEAARLMSLAYEHFLYPPKYLNCIVAAERQLQIWEGGH; translated from the coding sequence TTGGCTCATACACCTACTATGCGAGTTCCCATGCCGATTGCTGGAACAGATATTCCTTATACAGCTATGTGGGCTATGCTGCTGGCAGTTCGGCATCATAATCAATATGCCAAGCACAAAATAAATACTATTGCTTGTCCTGGATTGGGTACAGGAATAGGACGAGTACCATATACTGAGGCTGCTAGACTGATGTCTTTAGCTTACGAACATTTTTTGTATCCACCCAAGTATCTCAACTGCATAGTAGCTGCCGAAAGACAACTTCAGATATGGGAAGGAGGACATTAA
- a CDS encoding ATP-binding protein, with product MTALQASEARFQKLTENIPGMIYRFGLTPDGSSSTLYANSASYDLYEVTPEELMTGVYSLDAMIHPDDYASVSQVGVDSAQNLTLFKSEYRIITASGTVKWVQATSQPELQADGSIIWDGVMIDISERKRAEAGLAIQARLNAFRADVDSALAREENIQEMLQLCTDAVVKHLGAAFARIWTLSSDQAMLELQASSGLYTHINGGHARVPVGKFKIGLIAQEKLPHLTNDVLTDPLVGDKDWARQENMVAFAGYPLMIGGQLLGVIAMFSRQLLSEQVLEFLEFAAQEIALGIKRHQAETALRESEMQLRQQSEDLETALQELQNAQLQMIQSEKMSALGNLVAGIAHEINNPVGFISGNLNQAKQALEDLIAHLNFYRDRAPETEIATHAAEIDLDYLLQDLPQIIGSMKLGCDRIKCISTSLRTFSRADQNHQVTTNLHEGINSTILILKHRLKANNFRPAIEVVTNYGNIPAIKCFPGQLNQVFMNILANAIDALEESNIGRSFRDIEAKPNLITVKTELSDDRQSVLIRLRDNGIGMADDLKQKIFEHLFTTKSVGKGTGLGLAIARQIVVEKHQGKIEVNSTLGEGSEFVITLPLTGVAIETQQKETNSANI from the coding sequence TTGACAGCACTGCAAGCTAGTGAAGCCCGCTTTCAAAAACTTACCGAAAATATACCGGGTATGATCTATCGCTTCGGGTTAACTCCCGACGGTTCTAGTTCAACTCTCTATGCCAACTCTGCTAGTTACGATCTGTACGAAGTTACGCCAGAAGAACTTATGACAGGGGTTTATAGCCTTGATGCGATGATCCATCCTGACGATTACGCCAGCGTTAGCCAAGTCGGGGTCGACTCCGCCCAAAATCTAACACTGTTTAAGTCAGAATATCGCATCATCACAGCGTCAGGAACTGTGAAATGGGTGCAAGCTACCTCTCAACCAGAGCTACAAGCCGATGGTTCGATAATTTGGGATGGCGTGATGATTGACATTAGCGAACGTAAACGTGCCGAAGCTGGACTCGCCATCCAAGCTAGACTTAACGCTTTTCGTGCAGATGTAGATTCTGCCCTGGCTCGTGAAGAAAATATCCAGGAAATGCTACAACTCTGCACAGATGCTGTGGTAAAGCATTTGGGGGCAGCATTTGCCCGCATTTGGACTTTGAGCTCTGATCAAGCCATGCTTGAGCTTCAGGCAAGTTCAGGGCTGTATACCCACATTAACGGTGGACACGCCCGTGTCCCGGTGGGCAAATTCAAAATTGGCCTAATCGCTCAAGAAAAATTACCCCATTTAACCAACGATGTTTTAACTGACCCACTAGTCGGAGATAAAGACTGGGCAAGACAAGAGAATATGGTCGCGTTTGCCGGCTATCCATTGATGATCGGTGGACAACTGCTGGGTGTGATTGCGATGTTTTCTCGGCAACTGCTTTCTGAGCAAGTGCTAGAATTTTTGGAATTTGCAGCTCAGGAAATTGCTTTGGGAATCAAACGGCATCAAGCCGAAACTGCGCTTCGAGAATCAGAAATGCAGTTGCGGCAACAATCGGAAGATTTGGAAACAGCGCTACAAGAATTGCAAAATGCCCAATTGCAAATGATTCAAAGCGAAAAGATGTCTGCTTTGGGTAATCTCGTTGCTGGGATAGCACACGAGATTAACAATCCCGTTGGCTTTATTTCTGGTAACTTAAATCAAGCAAAGCAAGCCCTTGAAGACTTGATTGCACATCTTAATTTCTATCGCGATCGCGCCCCGGAAACAGAGATTGCAACTCATGCCGCAGAGATTGATTTAGACTATCTCCTCCAAGACTTGCCCCAGATAATTGGCTCGATGAAACTGGGGTGCGATCGCATCAAATGTATCAGTACCAGCCTCCGCACTTTTTCCCGTGCCGACCAAAATCATCAAGTAACTACTAATCTTCATGAAGGCATCAATAGTACAATTTTAATCCTCAAACACCGCCTCAAAGCTAACAATTTTCGGCCCGCGATTGAAGTTGTGACTAATTACGGGAATATCCCTGCGATTAAATGCTTTCCCGGACAACTCAATCAGGTGTTTATGAATATCCTAGCAAATGCTATTGATGCTTTAGAAGAATCGAATATTGGACGCAGTTTTAGAGATATTGAAGCCAAACCAAACCTGATTACTGTGAAAACAGAATTATCAGACGATCGCCAATCTGTTTTGATTCGTCTGCGCGATAACGGTATCGGCATGGCAGATGATTTAAAACAGAAGATTTTCGAGCATTTGTTTACTACCAAAAGCGTGGGAAAAGGTACTGGATTAGGGTTAGCGATCGCTCGTCAAATTGTAGTGGAAAAACATCAAGGAAAGATTGAGGTCAATTCTACTTTGGGCGAAGGCAGTGAGTTTGTGATTACGCTTCCACTGACAGGCGTTGCAATAGAAACCCAGCAAAAAGAAACAAATTCCGCAAACATTTAA